CGTTTCCAGAAGGCATAACCCAGCAAGAAAATTCCTGCAATTAATGCTCCAAATTCAGTTAATTTCACAACTGATAAAGGGCCTAATATCCACTCTTTCTCATTAGCAAGGAATTCTTCTACTGTGGGGTTCACCACATCTGGTGCCTGGAAAAAAACAGAACTTAAAAGTGTTAGAAAAATCATAGCTGCGGCAAGGGTTGCATTTCTTTTAAGTGCAAAATAACAAAATCCTATCATAAATACTGGCCTAATTAACCAGCTTAATACATTAGCGTGCCTGCTGAAGTACCAGTTAGCAAATCCTGTATTTGTCATTAGTAATACCCATAAAAGAACACTTAAAGATGCAAATAATAATAATCCAAAGTATTTTCTAAGGAAAGTATACATTTTATTTGTAGTGGTGTTTATTTTGTCCATAAAAATGTACCCCGTTCTAAATCTTTAAAAATCTTCGATGTATATTAACAAATCTTAGATATCTTAATTTTTATAATTACCTCCAGACATATCTGGAAAATATTATAAATTATATAGTTCAATAATTAGATCATGCGAATGTTGAAAATTAATTTAGAAAGGTCTATTTTATATAAACTGACTGGTTCTTTATTTTTTAAATCTGTAAAGAGTATAGACCTCCTGGAATGCCTCAAAATAGATACACAGGATAATTTTAAATTAATAATTGTTAAAATTGTGGTTAAGGATGGAACAGATCTAAAACAACTGAAATTACCAGAAAATGCTGCAATTTTGGATATATTAAATTCAGATAATGGAACATATACCTGTTTGATGAAGGTTCATTTTAACAAAGTATTTATCCCTGTACTAAAGAAATTTTTCAAAGATAATATCATCTGGAAATCCCCCACCTATATGAATGAAAATGCCATTAGTTTAACCTGTATAGGTGATGAAAAAAGTTTAAATAAGATTATACAAGATATAGGTGACTTTGAAACCTTTAAAAATGCAAAGTTGAGTTATTTTCATTCATGTATTGAACAAAAAGGAATACAACAAATTTTAACCAGCAGACAGCTTGAAGTAATGCGTTGTGCAAAAGACTGGGGATATTACAACTCTCCCAGAAAGATAACATCTAAAGAATTAGCTGAAAAGATGGGTTGTTCCAAATCAACCCTGCTTGAGCATCTAAAAAATGCTGAAAATAAAATTGTAAACTACATCATCTAATCTAAAATATAATCAGTATTATATTCGTGACCTAATGAAATCATAATGTATGATAATTTAATCTTTAAAATTAGTTTCTATTTTTAAAAGAAAAACAACATTTTTATAATAGTAATTAGATTATTAAAAATTATTCTAAGCCTTAATTTATTTAATAAACCAATTAAATATTATAAAAGTTCATTTAATCTGTTGAAATCTAATCCAGGGAACTTAAAATAATTATAATAGAACTATATTTATTCAAACCTTTCAGCAAGCTTTTTGATCCCTTTTTGGAACTTGGGAGAGATATAAATAACAGGCTGTTTAATTGAAACAGCTTTATCCCTCAAACCTTTATCTGCAGTAAAAAGAATTGAATCTGTGGCGACAGCAACTTCCAGAATCATGTCATCTTCAGTATTTATAAGTTTATTCCTATTTTCCGGCCAATCTATTCCATAATTACAATAAATGATATCTATTTTTCTTTCAGCTTCTAACTCCTTTAACTTATTTATTTCATTGTAAAACCCTGCCTTTAATTTTCCTTCACATAAAATTAAAACTATTTCTTCAACAAAATCAGGAATTAATATCTCAAAGCAATCTAAAAATCCCAGTTCTACCACTCTTGAGAGCGTATGGGAGATTAGAATGCATATATCCGGTAGAATCCTAATAATTCAGATCAGCTCCAATTTCATTTAATCATGCCATATTTTGTTTAAGCTAAAATTTAATTTAATCTATTAACATTTAACATCGATTTTAGTTGGATTATATTTTATTTTTGTTGTTTTAATTATTTTAATCAGATGCAATCAACAGCCTATCACGAAAAATAGAATTTAGGACTTTTACAATTTCTAAACATTATTACAGCAAAATCAGAATTTTTAGAGTTAGATATCGACGCCCAGATGATATACCTTATTTAAGTAATAGCAGGTTAAAATTTCATTTATAATAATTTTTGATTTTCATATTTATTTTGTTCTATTAATTAATTCGTAAAATAAATTAATATCAAATAACATAATAATATTACTTATTATATTAAAGGGGGATGAAACTGTGATCAATATTGATAATTTTCCAGTAGAATTAAGATGGAAAATTGCTGCCCAATCTGCAAGTTCACTGCTATTAACCCATGAAAAAGTATATAAAGATATTTTAGGTCCAGATTACAAAAAAATTCAACCATTAATGGATACAATTAATTACATATCATGGATCCAGGATGGAAAAAATGCAAGTATCCTATCAAAATATCTAGGGCTTCCAGCTAAAACTGCAGAAGAAATTGAGAAAACCAATGAATTAATCTCAGAAATTCTTTATGGGCCCGAAATAAAATATAAAATAGTTTATACCGTTGGAGATCATGCAAAAAGCCAAATAATAAGCTGCCCATTTCTAAATAGAGCTAAAGAGATAGGTTTAGAAAGTAAAACTCTTTTTGAGAACTGTAATGCTTATCATGAAACATTTGTTAGTAATTTAAACCCAAAATACACGAAAAAATTTACCAAAGCAATGTGTAATGGCGATGAATACTGTGAAACATGTATTGAATTAAAAAATTCATTTACTGAATAAAATATTTACAGTAAATGACGTAACTTTTTAAACATATAAATTTTTAGGTATTCCAAAATCGAAGCTCACAAAAAACCAAATGTTTTTTTTGTGATTCAAAATTCTACGAATTTTGAAGGATTTTCACTGTGTCAAAAATATTTGGTCATTCACTATAAACAGGATTAAGTGTAAAGCTGTTTATTCCTAACATAAATTATAGGCTATTTTACAGGTTTACATTTTAAATGATCCTTGGTCTCGTGATAAATTTTCCAGTATCCTGATTTTTCTATTTTATCTTTAGCAGTATCCCTTTTTTGGTGTCCTTCATCAATAATCAAAGTTCCATTATCTTTAATGAGCCTATTAAGTTCCCCCAGAAATGTTGTTGGGTCTTTTATCATAAAAAACATGTCAATGGCACAGATAACATCTGCTGTCTTATCTGGAAGAGGACAATTATATCCATCAACAAGAACAGTTTCTGTGTTTTTCAGCCCCAGTTTTTTTATCCTTTTATTTACTTCTTCAGCTGCCATTTCATGAATATCAGCAGCATATACCTTTCCATTTTCTCCAACAAGTTTAGCAAACTCTATTGTGTACCTACCAGGCCCACAGCCATAATCAATTACAGTTATGCCTTCAGATATACCAAACGTTTTAGACCTTTTTTTAGCCGAGGGATAAATTAAATCCATGATCTTAAATGTAAAATTCATGAATTTAAAGGAACTATCTGACATTTTTTCATTTTTTACCATACAAGTCACTGCATTAAATTTAGTTACCGAGGTCAGCGACTTCTTCTGCAAATGCACCCAGCACTTTTTTAGATAATCCCTCAACATACTTGAGTGATCCAGCACATTCGTGGCCGCCGCCGTCTATTCCAGCTTCAGGAATTCCCTCTGCAAGTTTTGTTACAATGGTGTTTAAATTAAATCCAAATTTTTCATTTACAGCATCTGTTGCCCTTATGACTCCAAAATCAGGGCCAAATGAAAGGGTTATAATTGGAGTTTCTTCTCCATACTTTTTAACCATTGTATCATGGACATAACCAGTGGTTTTACCCGGAGCAGGATATGTGAATTTATGGGCATATTTCTCAACATCTAAAACATTGAATATTACCCCATTAGGGAGTTTTTGAGTTTTAAGATTTGGAAGTGCAGCCCTCAGCTGATTTTTAACTCTCTTTTGAGATTCATTGTAAAGTGCCCCTATGAGCTTTACATGTTTATCATAATTTCCAAGGCCTAAAATTGTATCTATAATACCTCTACCGTTCATGAACCTCAGATAAAATGCCTCAAAATCGACACATGTTGCAATTTTATCAAGATCTTCCCTTGTATAACCTTTTTCACCAGCAAGTTCTATATACTTTTCAGCTTCCTCTGAGCTTGCATGGTCTCCAACTGCAGCAATACCTGGTAAATGCATTAAACTTTCCTTAACTTCAGGATTTATCATTTTTGCCACTTCATATGCAAGTGCCCCCGCTGTTATCTCAGAGTTACCACCAACAAGGTAAGGATTCACGTGTACGTCCACATAATCATCCACAGCTACCCTTTCATTTTCCACTTCACCAGGATAATGGTGGTCAACAACCACAATTTCAATATCGTAGATTTTAGCTTTTATAAGTGCCACAATATCTTCTTCAGTTGATCCATTATCAAGGAGAACTATTAAAGGTAATTTTTGGCCGTGTCTTTCCATATCTTCAAGGGAAAATGAAAGGTCCTTTACTACATCTTCTATCTCATAAAAAGGAGCTTTACTTGGGGCTCTCTTGAAGAAATGCCATTCTGCATCACTGCCAGGGTTTATTTCCCTTATTAAAGGAATTACTGCCTTTTCAATTGCAACCCCTGCACATATCCCATCTGCATCTGCATGGTGTCTTACAAGGATAGATCTACCATCGAAAATAGCTCTTCTTATTGCTTTTGCAGCATTAGCCATTCTTCCCCTGAGCTTATTCAGGACTTCACTTTCAATCAGGATTTCTGTTGTTTCAGGCATGGCTTTCTCATCAATTGCTTCATCAATAAGCCTCCTTGCTTCAAGTGACTCGTTACCGTGTAGTTTCTCAATGGATTCCGATTCTATCTGTATCTTACCGCTGTGAATGGAGACTTCACCAAGTACTTCAACAATATCCCCAATGTTTATGTGAGGATATACTCTAATTCCAGGCTCATCAAATGCAGCTACCCATGTAGTGGAGGTTTCATCTGAAATTGTAAAAATGGTCGGTCCAGAAGTCTGTTGAATCTGAATTACCTCTCCAACTATCCTTACCGATCTTTTAACTGATTTTTTAGTGATTTCACCAATAGGAGTTCTTGCAATATTTTTCCTGAGTTTAACAAGCTCATATTTTCCCTTAAGATTTGATAATGTAAGGTCAACCTCTCCTTTAGCCTTTTTAATGTCAATTACTTTAACAATAACCTCGTCACCAACATCATGGCCTAACATTCGTCCTCTAACTAGACCATAACCCTTTTTTGAGAGGCTTACAAATATTCCCCAATCTTCGACTCGTGTAACTTTTCCTTTATAATGAGAACCAAGTTCAAGATCATTTATATCACATGAAGGGTGTAAATCATATACCTTCTCTCTAACTTCACAGCCTTTGCAGTAATCACCAGATTCTATCTTTTTACCGCACTTTTTACAGACATTAATTTCGCCTTTACCCCCGCATTCTTCGCATGTTTCTGTTACTTCAACTTCCCCTTTACCTTTACATACATCGCATGGGACTTCATGTTCTTCTCCTAAATCAAAACGTTCCATAGCCCCTTTTGAAATACCTTTAACATGCTTTTTAACATCTACTTCACTTTTTACGCCGCTTCCATGGCAGCTTTCACAAACTTTGTAACTTAAGACTTTATGTCCTTTACCTTTACATTTTAAACAAGTTTTAATCATAAAATACCTCAACTCTGAATTTAGGTCTAAAAATATAGCTTATATAAAAACCATCAAAATTTAAAATATTGACCTACCAAAATGGTTTTGTGACTTGATAAAATACGAAAAATACAAAAATCCATGTTTTTGCATTTTTACTCCGTATTTTTATACAAAAAATAAAAACTGTTAAATTCAATTTTAAATTTTGAATTATTCACTAGTATTATTAAATTTAAATCGTTATTTACTAATTCGTCTTTCCCATTTAAATACATTCATGTTTCATTTTTAATGAAGTTATATCCTACGTTTAATTACCAGTGTTTTTTTTTGTTAGCTTACTAAAATAGAGTAATTCCTGTAAAATAATAAATCAATACTAATTATAAGTAAGATTATTTAAATTTAGATGGATTTTGGCTTACTAAATTTTTATTTGCTGTTTGATACTGGATTGATCTGTCCATGTAGCTGTTTGCAAGGGTTACGTGAGAATTTCCATTTGTACTATCCTTCTGTTTAAAGTAAGTAACAGCCTGTTGAAGCTCTGAAGTTGCATTAATCCTGGCATCTATTTGTACCATAAGGTTCTGCATATATTGTGTAAATACACTATCTTTAGAGTTTTGAGCGTAACTTAAAGCATTTTGAGCCGAAGTTTTCGCTGAATTAAATTCAGATAATGCGCTATCAGCATTTGAACTTGCAGTATCAAGTGAATACTTGTTCGCATTTGTCACTGCAGTATTATAGTAACTGTCCCCATTTTTAATATGATTACTTATGGTGGAAGAAATTCCATTTATACCGCTTACATCTGACTGAATACATCCAGATATAGCAACTATGGCCATCATAAATGTTACAAGTACCAATGGGATAATTTTATTTTTCATATAATTCACTTTTTTAAGTTAATAGACATTTATTTTCAAAGTATAAAATTTTACTGTTTTAATGAAATTTTTAGTTGTGAAATTGAAACTAGCAACTCTTTGAGTTCACTTCAAATCATTCAGATTTAATGGAGTTCAATATAGAAATTTTCTATTTTATATTCAAAAAATTATGTTACTTAGTAACTTTCTACCTTTATTTTAAGTTGACTAATTTCACTTATTTAAAATTAGATTACTCACCTTACAAATATTCCTAAATCTAATAACAGCATATCAACTAGCCCTACTTTTAAAACAGTGCCTCTATTGTATGGTTATCCGGCACTTAAAATGTAAAAACATATAGTTTAGGCAATGCAATTGAAGTTTTAAACTAAAAAAAATTAAATTATAAAAAAAGATTAAAGGTGTGTATTTACCGCCAATATCAGTTGAAAAATAATCCTAAACTGATTTCCATAATCCATGGATACTGCAGTATTCCCTGGCATTGATTACATTTATATATTCTAAATCAATTTCAAATTCAGTTTCTGGTTTATCACCTGGTTTAAGCATTTTTCTATAAACCCTGCCATCTGCAGCTATTTCTATCCATTCTATAAAATGATTTTCTTCCATAGGGTGTGGAATTGAACCTATTTTAACTTTAATTCCATTATCTGTTTTTTCAACTACTGGAACATGTTTTTCAGACCCAGAATCAGTTGTTTTTTCTTCAAGTAACTGCATTTCCTGGCCGCAACATACAAGTTTTCCTAAACCTGTATGAAGGACATTAACAATGTTTCCACATATGTTGCATCTATAAACCTGATTTTGTTCGGTCATTTATGGTCCCTCTTTTAATACTGCTCACACTTAATTTCAAAGTATTTTGCTGGATGGTCACATGATGGGCATTTTTCTGGAGGTTCTGTTCCAACATATACATGTCCACATTTTCTACAGCTCCATTCTACTTCCTTATCTTTCTTGTAAAGGGTACCTGCTTCTATTTGTTCTAAAAATTTTCGATATCTTTCTTCGTGATGTACTTCTGCATAACCAATTGCAAATAACCTGTCGCTTATGTCTATAAACCCTTCTTTTTCTGCTGTATTTGCAAATTCAGGATACATTTCAGAATTTTCATAATGTTCTCCTGCAATTGCTGATTTAAGGTTTTCTACTGTTGTCCCGTAGATAGCAGGTGCGGCAGCGGATTCAACTACAATTTCTTCAAGAGGTTCCCCACCTTCTGCTTTTAAACCCTGGATCATTTTCATTAACCATTTAGCATGCTCTCTTTCATTATCTGCAGTAATGAGGAAAATTTCAGCTAGTTGTTCATACCCCTCTTTTTTTGCAACTTTAGAATATAATGTGTATCTATTTCTTGCTTGACTTTCACCAATAAAGGCTTTTGCTAAATTTTCCATTGTTTTTTGCATAAGATATCACCTTGTTTTATTTATAGGTTCTTTTCTATAAATTTTTATCGGATTAGAAAAATAGTAATTTACATCAAATCTAATAATTTAAAACATTTTAACGTATCTAACTAAAATTTAAGCAATTATAATACATATTATTAACTATTAAACTACTTAATCCATTTACTGGATTATACATTATCTCAATTCCATTTTATTCATATAATTCCATTTAAATAATTATTTACCATTATTTTTAGCGGTTATTGATCTTATTATCAATTTAAAAGCGTTGAATACTAAAAATACAGGCACAAATATTAAAAGAATATAATATATGTTTGAGATCCATGCAGTTAAAAAATCAAATGTCATCATCATATTTATCATACTTATTTTATAATTAGTAATAAATCAGTTTAATGGTTTCCTAAATTTTATATTAATAAAAATTTAAAAATTAGTAATAATTATAATATTTCTGGTGGTAATATTATGAAAAAAAGTAAATATCTTGAAAATATGGGAGAACTAAAATCATTCTGGATTATAAATACTCCTGATACTAATTTTAATCCATTAGAAAAAGAATTATCAGTTGATGTAGCGATTTTAGGCGCAGGTATTGTTGGAATTACATCTGCTTTACTTTTAAAAGAAGCAGGATTATCAGTAGCATTAATTGAAGCCAAACAGGTTATCAAAGACGTAACTGCAAATACAACAGCAAAAGTCACTGCTGCCCACAATATCATTTATTCTAATCTTGAATCTCACTTTAGTAAAGAAGGAGCACGTATTTACGCAGAAGCTAATCAAAAATCCATAGATAAAATTGAGTCTATTATAAAAGAAAGAAATATAGACTGTGATTTCAGGCGCTTACCATGTTATATTTACAGTGAAAATCCAGATGAAAGAGACATGCTTAAAAAAGAAGCTGAAGCTGCTGCAGATGCAGGGCTTCAAGCCACATATACAGAAACCTCGCCACTACCTTTTGAAATTGCAGGAGCAGTACAATATGAAAATCAAGCAGAGTTCCACCCAAGAAAATACCTTCTGAATTTAATTGAAAGTATTCCAGGTGATGGCAGTTATATATTTGAAAATACAAGGGCACTTAATGTGAAAGAGGGAAATATAAATGAGGTTATCACAGATAAAGGCTCGATTAAGGCCAAAAATGTAATAGTTGCAACTCATTTTCCAATTTATGACCCAAGCCATTTATTTGCTAAAATGTACCCAAACATGTCATATGCTCTTGGTTTATACCTAAACAAGCCCTTTCCTAAGGGGGTGTATGTAAGCACACAGCCCACTGTGACGTACCGTTCATCCCCATCAAATAAAGGAGATATCGTGATAGTTAGTGGAGCAAATCATAAAGTAGGGCATGAACCCGACACAATTGCATTTTACAAAAAATTAGAAAAACACGCCCGTGATCACTTTGATGTTAAATCAATTGATTACCACTGGTCTACACAGGACAACATCACCATAGATAATATCCCCTATATTGGTAAAATAGAACCTAACTCAAAAGGAGTTTATGTAGCGACTGGATTTATGAAGTGGGGAATGACAAACGGAACAGTTGCAGCCATGATTATATCAGATTTAATTCTAGGAAATGAAAACAAATGGAGTTCCTTCTTTGACCCATCTAGATCAATGCCTAAACTTGAATCTACAAAAGAATTCATTGGTACCAACCTGGATGTTGCTAAAGAATTATTATCCGGACGTTTTTCAAGACCTAAATCAATGAAACCGTCTGAACTTGAAAATGGTGAAGGGAGAATAATAAAAGTAAATGGTAAAAAAGTAGCAGCATATAAAGACGGAAATGGAAATATATGTGCCGTATCTTCTGCCTGCGTGCATTTAGGCTGTCAGGTAGTCTGGAACAATGCTGAAAAAACTTGGGATTGCCCATGTCACGGCTCACGTTACACTTATGATGGAAAAGTTATCCACGCCCCTGCACTGGGAGATCTTCCAGAATACAAAGATTTAGAAAAATAAATTTTACTATCCCTATTTACTTATTTTTAATACCTAATCTCAATAATTCAATATTTACATATATTAAAGCTTTATTTTAACTAATCCCTTTTTTAAGGTAATATCAAAAGATATTTATCCATAAATATAATAAAATGTTCTCTTACACTGGATACTATAAAGGAGAATTTTATGGAAAATAACAACAATATTAAATTAACAGCTTTAATTATTGCAACACTCGCGTCCTTTGTTTCACCATTTATTGCAGCAGCAATTAATATCGCGCTTCCTGCAATTGGATCAGAGTTTCAAACAAACGCTATTTTATTAAGCTGGATACCCACATCATTTTTACTTGCATCAGCCATGTTTGCAGTTCCATTTGGGAGATTAGCAGACATATTCGGGATGAAACGTATTTTTACCTATGGAATTATCACTTTTACCATTTCATCATTTTTATGTGCAGCTGCACCTTCATCAATGTTTCTCCTTGCATTTCTGGTCCTTCAGGGAATTGGATCTGCAATGATATTCGTTACAAGCATAGCAATTGTAACCCATGTATTTCCACCAAAGGAGAGAGGTAAAGCCCTTGGAATAACAATAACATCGGTATACATGAGTTTAGCACTGGGCCCTGTCTTAGGAGGAATAATGACACAGGTTTTAGGCTGGAGAAGCCTTTTCCTTTTAATGATACCCGTGGGCTTAATAGTTCTTATACTCACTTTCTGGAAATTAAAGGAAGAATGGGCATTATGTAAGGGAGAAAAATTCGATTTACCAGGTTCTATGATTTACAGTATATCCCTCTTCCTGATTATATATGGATTTTCATTACTTCCAGAAATTACAGGTGCAATAAGCACAATTTTAGGGATAATTGGAATAATAGGCTTTATTATATTGGAATTAAAAACTCAAAGCCCAGTATTTGAGATTAAACTGTTTAAAAATGCAACTTTCGCATTTTCCAATTTAGCTGCGCTGATCAGTTACAGCGCCACATTTGCAGTGGTTTTCCTCCTGAGCCTGTATTTACAATACATAAAAGGTTTAAGCCCAGGAAATGCCGGGCTGATTTTAATAGCCCAACCTGTTGTCATGGCTGTTCTGGCCCCTATTGCAGGCAGGCTTTCAGATAGATACAACCCTCGCTTAATCGCATCTCTCGGTATGGCGTTTACAACAGTAGGCCTTCTGTTATTCGTCTTTTTAAATGCAAACACAAGCTACGAGTTTATAATAGCAGGTTTAGTTATACTCGGCGCAGGGTTTGGACTCTTTTCATCTCCAAATACCAATGCAATTATGGGGTCTGTTGAAAAGAGATTTTACGGGGTGGCATCTGAATCGGTTGGGACAATGAGGTTAATCGGGCAGACACTTAGTATGGGAACAGTCCTGATTATTTTCGCCCTGTACATAGGAAATGTTCAGATCATGCCTTCTGAGTATCCTGCACTTCTGTTGAGTGTTCAGATCGCCTTTATCGTGTTCACGGTGCTTTGTTTTGTTGGTATATTTGCTTCACTGGCTAAAAGCGGTGCAGTCAAGCAGTAGTTCAAATACACCAATAAAACCTAAATTTTATTTTATAATCTTTAAATAACTTTAATTCATTTCATTTTTTAAATAAAATATTTAATAAAAGAATATTTCTTGATGTGTCCATTTAAATTATTTTTAAATATGATCTGGAAAATTAAAAGGTGCAAATTAGTAAATAATTAATTATTAAAGCTAATTCATATAGATTTATTATAATCAGTATTTTCTATTTCTCTGTAATTTGTGTACTTATTTATCAAAACAGGATAAAATATAAGTAGTACAATCAACATTACAGAACAATTGATTAGACGTAAAAGAGTGACTTCACAATGAAGAGTATAAAAGAAATTGCTGAAATTTTGAGCAGGGATTTGTCTCAAAGAGAATTAGGAGATCCTTATTTTAATGATTCTGATTACAGGTCATGCCCACTTAATAAAGAATATTTTCATGAAATTAACTCCGCTGAAACTGATAGGAAGATTGCATTTGTGGATGGTGGAAACCAGGAACTTTTACCATCACCAGTTTATTCAGTACAGTTAAACCGTGTTTATTTCAGCATATTTAAAAATAATAAACGGGTTCCAATTAGATCAGGGATTCCCCAAAGGATAGAATTTCTTTCTTACACATATTCTCAGTTAGAAGGTCACGATATCAATTTTGAAACAAAAATAAGGCCAGTAAAAGATAAATTTAACCCATATTTACCTGATGAAAGAGATCTTCAAGCAAATGCCCGTAAAGAAAACGTGGAAGCAGGAACACAAGTAGGAATGGATAGAATGGCATCCATGGCCCGAAGATTTGCTGAATGGAAAATTACAGGACACGTTATAGAATCAGAACTAGAACCTGGAGATATTATGGTAAGAGATGGATCTCTTCAAACTGGCCATCAACGCGAATATAAATATGAAGAAGATGTTTTTAGAAAAGCAATGGACAATGATGTAATTATCACAGGGTTATCTAAAACATGCAGGTTAGCTACTGATACAAGAGTTTCACTTATTGATTCTATTCAAAGACTAGCGGATGATTCAGAGATTAAATATGATAAATGGTGTTATTATCCAGTTGCATGGAGTAAAGATACTAACCGTGAGCATAAAGCTGTAATTATGGTTGTAAAATTAAATAAACATGCCCACACCGCATTTAGGTTTGAAATATTCAAAGAACAAGCTGAAACTATGAGTGATAAGGAAATATGTGAACTAGTTTCATGCATTGCAGATAATTCTAAAGATATTAAAGTACCAGGATATCCATATGGGCTTATTGATGCAGATTTATGGGCCAGAGTTAAGAATGAAGAAATGGAAGGTTATAA
The Methanobacterium bryantii genome window above contains:
- a CDS encoding DNA double-strand break repair nuclease NurA, with translation MKSIKEIAEILSRDLSQRELGDPYFNDSDYRSCPLNKEYFHEINSAETDRKIAFVDGGNQELLPSPVYSVQLNRVYFSIFKNNKRVPIRSGIPQRIEFLSYTYSQLEGHDINFETKIRPVKDKFNPYLPDERDLQANARKENVEAGTQVGMDRMASMARRFAEWKITGHVIESELEPGDIMVRDGSLQTGHQREYKYEEDVFRKAMDNDVIITGLSKTCRLATDTRVSLIDSIQRLADDSEIKYDKWCYYPVAWSKDTNREHKAVIMVVKLNKHAHTAFRFEIFKEQAETMSDKEICELVSCIADNSKDIKVPGYPYGLIDADLWARVKNEEMEGYKAKLYSELSRMGTWKQVNPLIKIVNTHEKLDGQ